A part of Pararoseomonas sp. SCSIO 73927 genomic DNA contains:
- a CDS encoding PLP-dependent aminotransferase family protein: MSRPSQAFELENEPGTPLFLRIARALIQGIQRGRLRRGARLPGTRALAAQLKVNRNTVVAAYNELALQGWIRVHPSRGATVAEDLPDAIPPSSAVATVTPGHNPGVRAHPAERPPRFVLSDGTPDPRLLPASELARAFRRALPSPAFLEAQGYGDPQGSPKLRRALAELLASTRGLAVGPEDILLTRGSQMGLFLAARAIAGTEPAAIAVEDPGYPLAWEAFRMAGARVVGTPVDREGISVDALRDLAGRERTLRGVLVTPHHQYPTTVTLGAGRRLALLAAAAEHNLTVIEDDYDQDYRFEGRPILPLAASASFSSESPVIYLGSLSKLLAPGLRLGYVVASPDRLRRMTAARQAIDRQGDVPLEIGIAELLQDGELARHARRARKIYLERRDLLVSGLRRELGDALSFHLPAGGLAIWTSVRRDIDAELWASEALHQGLAVSSGVRFALGAEGMQNAFRLGFASLNGAEMENAVRILARSRPR; this comes from the coding sequence TTGTCGCGACCTTCGCAGGCCTTTGAGCTGGAGAACGAGCCCGGCACGCCGCTCTTCCTTCGGATCGCGCGCGCGCTGATCCAGGGAATCCAGCGCGGCCGGCTGAGGCGCGGTGCAAGGCTGCCCGGCACCCGGGCGCTGGCGGCGCAACTCAAGGTCAACCGCAACACGGTCGTTGCGGCCTACAACGAGCTGGCCCTTCAGGGCTGGATCCGCGTGCACCCGTCCCGCGGCGCCACCGTGGCCGAGGATCTGCCCGACGCGATCCCACCCTCCTCCGCGGTGGCGACTGTCACGCCCGGACACAATCCCGGTGTTCGCGCCCACCCGGCGGAACGGCCGCCCCGGTTCGTGCTCTCGGACGGCACTCCCGACCCGCGCCTTCTGCCTGCCTCCGAACTGGCGCGGGCCTTCCGGCGCGCGCTTCCCTCGCCGGCCTTTCTCGAGGCGCAGGGCTACGGAGACCCACAGGGCAGCCCGAAGCTGCGGCGGGCTCTGGCGGAGTTGCTGGCCAGCACGCGCGGGCTCGCGGTCGGCCCCGAGGACATCCTGCTGACGCGCGGGAGCCAGATGGGCCTGTTTCTCGCCGCGCGGGCCATCGCCGGGACCGAGCCGGCCGCCATCGCCGTGGAGGACCCGGGCTATCCTCTCGCCTGGGAAGCTTTCCGGATGGCCGGGGCGCGTGTGGTCGGGACGCCCGTCGACCGCGAGGGGATCAGCGTCGACGCGCTCCGCGACCTGGCCGGGCGGGAGAGGACCCTTCGCGGCGTGCTCGTCACGCCGCACCACCAGTACCCGACCACCGTCACCCTCGGCGCCGGGCGGCGCCTCGCCCTGCTGGCGGCCGCCGCCGAGCACAACCTGACCGTCATCGAGGACGACTACGATCAGGACTACCGCTTCGAGGGCCGGCCGATCCTGCCCCTGGCCGCCTCGGCCTCGTTCAGCTCGGAAAGCCCGGTCATCTACCTCGGTTCCCTCTCGAAGCTCCTCGCGCCCGGCCTACGGCTGGGCTACGTCGTCGCCTCGCCCGACCGGCTCCGCCGGATGACCGCCGCGCGCCAGGCCATCGACCGCCAGGGCGACGTGCCGCTCGAGATCGGGATCGCCGAGCTGCTGCAGGACGGCGAGCTCGCCCGGCACGCACGCAGGGCGCGCAAGATCTACCTGGAACGGCGCGACCTGCTGGTCTCCGGCCTGAGGCGTGAGCTCGGCGACGCGCTCTCCTTCCACCTTCCTGCAGGCGGCCTGGCGATCTGGACGTCCGTGAGGCGCGACATCGACGCGGAGCTCTGGGCATCGGAGGCGCTGCACCAGGGGCTCGCGGTCTCGTCCGGCGTCCGCTTCGCGCTCGGTGCAGAGGGCATGCAGAACGCGTTCCGCCTGGGCTTCGCGTCGCTCAACGGTGCGGAGATGGAGAATGCCGTGCGGATCCTCGCCCGGAGCAGGCCGCGGTAG
- a CDS encoding catalase produces MPSAAIALRNIQAPTDPALPATDGAVPSGVVERAQTCRPLGRTGRAALLSAALLLAAVLPAAANAQPTQAADAEQIVDALRANAGHLPHIRPTFAKGQCVTGGFEPSGEAAHVTRSVSFTRPGRITGRFSVGGGNPAVADTNRAVLRGFSFRIETGDAASEFLMENAPVHFARSQDQMLAFLRARAPGPGGSPDPARVRTFSEANDETLNQARFVAGRPFPGSFAGTTYWGVHAYPATNAQGATRFIKFKVVPAEGEVTLSDEEARSRPGDFLQRDLEQRVAARRVRFDVLALLARPGDQTTDVTLRWPDEDAHEAVRLGSIAITALEPNETCDAGFFDPSRLAEGIGLPTDDIFVARLTAYAISFGKRR; encoded by the coding sequence ATGCCCTCCGCTGCCATTGCCCTTCGCAACATCCAGGCCCCGACAGATCCGGCCCTGCCCGCCACCGACGGGGCGGTGCCGTCGGGGGTGGTGGAGCGTGCCCAGACCTGCCGGCCGCTCGGCCGCACCGGCCGTGCTGCCCTGCTCTCCGCGGCCCTCCTGCTTGCGGCGGTGCTCCCGGCCGCGGCCAATGCCCAGCCGACCCAGGCTGCCGACGCGGAGCAGATCGTGGACGCGCTTCGCGCCAATGCGGGCCACCTCCCTCATATCCGGCCGACATTCGCCAAGGGGCAGTGCGTGACCGGCGGCTTCGAGCCCTCCGGGGAGGCCGCGCACGTCACGCGCTCCGTCAGCTTCACCAGGCCCGGGCGCATCACCGGCCGCTTCTCCGTGGGTGGCGGCAATCCGGCTGTCGCCGATACGAACAGGGCCGTTCTCCGCGGCTTCAGCTTTCGCATCGAGACGGGCGACGCCGCGTCGGAGTTCCTGATGGAGAACGCGCCCGTCCACTTCGCCCGGTCGCAGGATCAGATGCTCGCCTTCCTGCGGGCACGTGCCCCCGGCCCGGGCGGCAGCCCCGATCCGGCACGGGTCCGGACCTTCTCCGAGGCGAATGACGAGACGCTGAACCAGGCGCGCTTCGTCGCGGGCAGGCCGTTCCCCGGCAGCTTCGCCGGCACGACCTACTGGGGCGTGCACGCCTATCCCGCGACGAACGCGCAGGGCGCCACGCGCTTCATCAAGTTCAAGGTCGTGCCGGCCGAAGGCGAGGTGACGCTCTCCGACGAGGAGGCGCGCTCCAGGCCCGGCGACTTCCTGCAGCGTGACCTGGAGCAGCGGGTCGCAGCGCGTCGCGTCCGGTTCGACGTCCTCGCGCTTCTCGCGCGGCCCGGCGACCAGACGACGGATGTCACCCTGCGCTGGCCCGACGAGGACGCCCACGAGGCCGTCCGGCTCGGGTCGATCGCGATCACCGCGCTGGAGCCCAACGAGACCTGCGACGCCGGCTTTTTCGATCCGTCCCGTCTCGCGGAGGGGATCGGCCTTCCCACCGACGACATCTTCGTGGCCCGGCTCACGGCCTACGCGATCTCGTTCGGGAAGAGGCGCTGA
- a CDS encoding HPP family protein translates to MRDWLRAFLPAPMGAGLTERLRGCCGALVGLLVAGLACTWLAGPGLAGQGVPLLIAPLGASAVLLFAVPSSPLAQPWSILGGNTLSALVGVTCAQWIPDPLLAAPLAGALAIGAMFALRCLHPPGGAIALTAVLGGQAVTGAGYHFALSPVALNSLVLMLAAVAFNNATRRPYPSSQRAARGHPHGTADRSPMQRVGVRPEDLDAVLRNHDGVFDVGRDDLDALVQKAEMHAYRRRFGEITCGDIMSRDVIAVQYRTTLAEAWMLLRRHDIRALPVIDPVRRVIGMVSDLDFMKRPELDHYDSLKARFRQVIRRLTTLHADRPEVVGQIMPRGIRTVAEGTHIGELVPLMADAGFRHVPVVDHHGKLSGIIAQSDLIAALYRGGLVSGAGKVSAAA, encoded by the coding sequence ATGCGTGACTGGCTACGGGCCTTTCTCCCGGCGCCGATGGGGGCCGGCCTGACGGAGCGGCTGCGCGGCTGCTGCGGCGCTCTCGTCGGATTGCTTGTGGCCGGCCTGGCCTGCACCTGGCTGGCGGGCCCTGGCCTCGCTGGCCAAGGGGTGCCGCTGCTGATCGCACCGCTCGGCGCCTCGGCGGTGCTGCTCTTCGCCGTGCCGTCCAGCCCGCTGGCGCAACCCTGGTCGATCCTGGGTGGCAACACCCTCTCCGCCCTGGTCGGCGTCACCTGCGCGCAGTGGATCCCGGACCCGCTCCTCGCCGCGCCCCTGGCCGGCGCGCTCGCGATCGGGGCGATGTTCGCGCTGCGCTGCCTCCACCCGCCCGGCGGGGCGATCGCGCTGACGGCGGTGCTCGGCGGACAGGCGGTGACCGGGGCCGGCTACCACTTCGCCCTCTCGCCCGTCGCGCTGAACTCCCTGGTGCTCATGCTCGCCGCCGTCGCGTTCAACAACGCGACCCGCCGGCCCTATCCGTCCTCTCAACGCGCGGCGCGGGGCCATCCGCACGGGACCGCAGACCGCAGCCCCATGCAGCGCGTGGGTGTGCGGCCGGAGGACCTGGATGCCGTCCTGCGGAACCACGACGGCGTTTTCGACGTCGGCCGCGACGACCTCGACGCCCTGGTGCAGAAGGCGGAGATGCACGCCTACCGGCGCCGCTTCGGGGAGATCACCTGCGGGGACATCATGTCGCGCGACGTGATCGCCGTGCAGTACAGGACGACACTCGCAGAGGCCTGGATGCTGCTGCGCCGGCACGACATCCGCGCCCTGCCCGTGATCGACCCCGTGCGCCGCGTGATCGGGATGGTGTCCGACCTGGACTTCATGAAGCGACCGGAACTCGATCACTACGACAGCCTCAAGGCGCGCTTCCGACAGGTGATCCGCCGGCTGACGACGCTGCACGCGGACCGGCCGGAGGTTGTCGGGCAGATCATGCCGCGCGGCATCCGGACGGTGGCGGAAGGCACCCATATCGGAGAACTGGTACCGCTGATGGCGGATGCGGGGTTCCGCCACGTCCCCGTTGTCGACCACCACGGCAAGCTGTCCGGCATCATCGCCCAGTCCGACCTGATTGCCGCCCTCTACCGGGGCGGCCTGGTCTCCGGCGCCGGAAAGGTCAGCGCCGCGGCCTGA
- a CDS encoding Rrf2 family transcriptional regulator, which produces MRLTLHTDYALRALIYLGLRQDRRVSIREIAEAHRISENHLVKVIHNLGRGGFVETARGRGGGLRLARPPEEICVGDVVRFTEDDLALVACFQPPGGAGGGAGGCALINVCRLQSLLGEALAAFMAVLDKATLAELIGGPTRLSIAARLGLLPAVAEGSAPGEAAL; this is translated from the coding sequence ATGAGGCTGACCCTTCACACCGACTACGCGCTGCGGGCGCTCATCTATCTCGGGCTGAGGCAGGACCGGCGCGTCTCGATCCGGGAGATCGCGGAGGCGCATCGGATCTCGGAGAACCATCTGGTGAAGGTGATCCACAACCTCGGGCGCGGGGGCTTCGTGGAGACGGCACGCGGGCGAGGCGGCGGGCTGCGGCTGGCGCGCCCGCCGGAGGAGATCTGCGTCGGCGACGTGGTGCGCTTCACCGAGGACGATCTGGCCCTGGTCGCCTGCTTCCAGCCGCCCGGTGGGGCTGGTGGGGGCGCGGGCGGCTGCGCGCTGATCAACGTGTGCCGGCTTCAGTCCCTGCTGGGCGAGGCCCTGGCGGCCTTCATGGCCGTGCTGGACAAGGCCACGCTGGCGGAGCTGATCGGCGGGCCCACGCGCCTCTCCATCGCCGCCCGGCTGGGTCTCCTGCCTGCCGTGGCCGAAGGCAGCGCACCGGGCGAGGCCGCCCTGTGA
- the hmpA gene encoding NO-inducible flavohemoprotein, with amino-acid sequence MPRPLTDRTIAIVKATVPALEAHGLAITGRMYERLFENEAIRALFNASHHGETGSQPRALAGAVLAFARNVDNPAVLGPALERIAQKHVGLNILEEHYPFVATALLGAIADVLGEAATPEILDAWGEAYWFLAGLLIGREKRIYAGHAAAPGGWVGWRDFVVTERRAESEIITSFILTPADGGPVLRHRPGEYLTFWLEVPGHAPLKRNYSISSAPDSRSYRISVKREPMGVASGWLHDAVRPGTRLKVAAPAGDFVLPEEPPRPVVLLSGGVGVTPLLSMLHAVAGRPGAAAHFVHGTLSGATHALGEEARALAAASGGRITASTFYEAPRPEDVVGRDYDEAGRITPDWLRANTPLAGADYYLCGPRPFLRDFAAGLTALGVPAGQIHYEFFGPADELLAA; translated from the coding sequence ATGCCCCGCCCGCTCACGGACCGGACCATCGCCATTGTGAAGGCCACCGTCCCGGCGCTGGAGGCGCACGGCCTTGCCATCACCGGCCGCATGTATGAGCGGCTGTTCGAGAACGAGGCGATCCGGGCTCTGTTCAACGCGTCCCATCACGGCGAGACGGGCTCTCAGCCCCGGGCGCTCGCTGGCGCCGTGCTCGCCTTCGCGCGGAACGTCGACAACCCCGCCGTGCTCGGCCCCGCCCTGGAGCGAATCGCGCAGAAGCATGTCGGGCTGAACATCCTGGAGGAGCACTACCCCTTCGTCGCCACCGCGCTGCTGGGCGCCATCGCGGACGTGCTGGGCGAGGCCGCGACGCCGGAGATCCTGGACGCATGGGGCGAGGCCTACTGGTTCCTGGCCGGGCTGCTGATCGGCCGCGAGAAGAGGATCTACGCGGGGCACGCGGCCGCCCCCGGCGGTTGGGTCGGCTGGCGCGACTTCGTGGTGACGGAGAGGAGGGCGGAGAGCGAGATCATCACCTCCTTCATCCTCACGCCCGCGGATGGCGGCCCGGTGCTGCGCCACCGCCCCGGCGAGTACCTGACCTTCTGGCTGGAGGTCCCGGGACACGCGCCCCTCAAGCGCAACTACAGCATCTCCTCGGCCCCGGATTCCCGGAGCTACCGCATTAGCGTCAAGCGCGAGCCCATGGGCGTCGCTTCCGGCTGGCTGCACGATGCGGTGCGGCCCGGCACCCGGCTCAAGGTGGCCGCGCCCGCCGGGGACTTCGTCCTGCCGGAGGAGCCGCCGCGCCCCGTGGTGCTGCTCAGCGGCGGTGTCGGCGTGACGCCCCTGCTCAGCATGCTGCACGCCGTCGCCGGGCGCCCCGGCGCGGCCGCGCACTTCGTCCACGGCACCCTCTCCGGCGCTACCCACGCGCTGGGCGAGGAGGCGCGCGCCCTGGCCGCCGCCTCGGGCGGCCGTATCACTGCCAGCACCTTCTACGAGGCTCCGCGCCCCGAGGACGTGGTGGGCCGCGACTACGACGAGGCCGGCCGGATCACCCCGGACTGGCTGCGCGCCAACACGCCCCTGGCCGGGGCCGACTACTACCTCTGCGGCCCGCGCCCCTTCCTGCGCGATTTCGCAGCGGGGCTGACCGCGCTCGGCGTTCCCGCCGGCCAAATCCATTACGAGTTCTTCGGTCCCGCCGACGAGCTCCTTGCCGCGTGA
- a CDS encoding tripartite tricarboxylate transporter substrate-binding protein, with translation MTGPILTRRALGTAAAGLLAAPALAQRAAWPDRPVTLVVPFTPGGASDTLARQVAQHFPRFANGQTLVVENRAGAGGLVGGAYVAGQRPDGNILLMADIGANAIGKELNPRLGYDPMTAFTPIIHLVNLPAVFFAHPSVQERTVAEVIARAKSRPDAYTYASAGVGNGSHLFMALLCRRAGISMVHIPYRSGSEIVTSVMRNETQLGFPTLSSALQMLREGAIRPIAMGNPGGSPAMPGVPPVSDILPGFDIGVWYGVAAPAGMAPELAQRVNEVFAGIAALPEVRDAVFNAQAGSVVGGSREDFAGFLRKEYDTWTPVIREGGIRQE, from the coding sequence ATGACAGGACCGATCCTCACCCGCCGCGCCCTCGGTACGGCCGCCGCCGGGCTGCTCGCCGCCCCGGCCCTGGCCCAGCGCGCCGCCTGGCCGGACCGGCCGGTGACGCTGGTGGTGCCCTTTACCCCCGGCGGCGCCTCCGACACGCTGGCGCGGCAGGTGGCGCAGCACTTCCCGCGCTTCGCCAACGGCCAGACCCTGGTGGTGGAGAACCGTGCCGGCGCGGGTGGGCTGGTGGGCGGCGCCTATGTCGCTGGCCAGCGGCCTGACGGGAACATCCTGCTGATGGCCGATATCGGCGCCAACGCCATCGGCAAGGAGCTGAACCCCCGCCTCGGCTATGACCCGATGACGGCCTTCACGCCGATCATCCATCTTGTGAACCTGCCGGCCGTGTTCTTCGCCCACCCCTCCGTGCAGGAGAGGACGGTGGCGGAGGTGATTGCCCGGGCGAAGTCGCGGCCGGACGCCTACACCTACGCCTCGGCGGGCGTGGGCAATGGCAGCCACCTCTTCATGGCCCTGCTCTGCCGCCGCGCCGGGATCTCCATGGTCCACATTCCCTATCGCAGCGGGTCGGAGATCGTCACCTCCGTGATGCGGAACGAGACCCAGCTCGGCTTCCCTACCCTCTCCTCGGCACTGCAGATGCTGAGGGAGGGCGCGATCCGGCCGATCGCCATGGGGAACCCCGGCGGCAGCCCGGCCATGCCGGGAGTACCGCCGGTAAGCGACATCTTGCCCGGCTTCGACATCGGCGTTTGGTACGGGGTGGCCGCCCCGGCCGGCATGGCGCCGGAGCTGGCCCAGCGCGTCAACGAGGTTTTCGCCGGGATCGCGGCCCTGCCGGAGGTGCGGGACGCGGTGTTCAATGCGCAGGCCGGGAGCGTCGTCGGTGGCAGCCGCGAGGATTTCGCGGGCTTCCTGCGGAAGGAGTACGACACCTGGACGCCGGTGATCCGGGAGGGCGGCATCCGGCAGGAGTAG
- a CDS encoding isocitrate lyase/PEP mutase family protein — translation MADPRLKAAIKAGEFVVAPGIFDMISARVADRMGFTALYATGYGTVASHLGVPDAGIATFTDMVSRMARFAGGSTTPVIADADTGYGGLLNVRHTVMGYEAGGVTAIQIEDQEVPKKCGHTPGRRVIPAEEMALKIEVAAEARKSDNFLIIARTDARTTLGLDEAIRRGKLYAKAGADIVFIESPESEEEMRRIGGEIDAPLLANNVDGGGRTPILPAEVLKSIGYNVAIYPAIGFLSVAKVLEEAYGHLLRQGDSRGLDIYPFSAMNDLMGFPEVWEFDAKWARPDRKQAAE, via the coding sequence ATGGCTGATCCCCGCCTCAAGGCCGCCATCAAGGCCGGCGAGTTCGTCGTCGCCCCCGGCATCTTCGACATGATCTCCGCCCGCGTGGCGGACCGCATGGGCTTCACCGCCCTCTACGCCACGGGCTACGGCACCGTCGCCTCCCATCTCGGCGTGCCGGATGCGGGGATTGCGACTTTCACGGACATGGTCAGCCGCATGGCCCGCTTCGCGGGGGGCAGCACCACCCCCGTGATCGCGGATGCCGACACGGGCTACGGCGGCCTGCTGAACGTGCGCCACACCGTGATGGGCTACGAGGCCGGCGGCGTGACGGCCATCCAGATCGAGGACCAGGAGGTTCCGAAGAAGTGCGGCCACACCCCCGGCCGCCGCGTGATCCCCGCCGAGGAAATGGCGCTGAAGATCGAGGTCGCCGCGGAGGCGCGGAAGAGCGACAACTTCCTCATCATCGCCCGCACCGATGCCCGCACCACCCTCGGCCTGGACGAGGCGATCCGCCGCGGCAAGCTCTACGCGAAGGCGGGCGCCGACATCGTCTTCATCGAGAGCCCGGAGAGCGAGGAGGAGATGCGCCGCATCGGCGGCGAGATCGACGCCCCCCTGCTCGCGAACAACGTCGATGGCGGCGGCCGCACGCCGATCCTCCCGGCGGAGGTGCTGAAGTCCATCGGCTACAACGTCGCGATCTACCCCGCCATCGGCTTCCTGAGCGTCGCGAAGGTGCTGGAGGAGGCCTATGGCCACCTGCTCCGGCAGGGCGACAGCCGCGGGCTGGACATCTACCCGTTCAGCGCGATGAACGATCTGATGGGCTTCCCCGAGGTGTGGGAGTTCGACGCGAAGTGGGCGCGCCCCGATCGCAAGCAGGCGGCCGAGTAG
- a CDS encoding 3-isopropylmalate dehydratase small subunit: MSDPLQGSVHRLGDEVNTDVILPGRYLALRRPEELRAHCLEGLDPGFADRVRPGDILAAGRNFGCGSSREHAVVALRAAGIGAVVAASAARIFYRNAINLGLPVLVCPEAAGALRLGETASIDLATATIRQGDRAWQAQPLGEEVRAILAAGGLVPRVRAALSN, encoded by the coding sequence ATGAGCGACCCCCTGCAAGGCAGCGTCCACCGCCTCGGCGACGAGGTGAACACCGACGTCATCCTCCCCGGCCGCTACCTTGCCCTGCGGAGGCCCGAGGAGCTGCGCGCCCACTGCCTGGAAGGCCTGGATCCCGGCTTCGCCGATCGCGTCCGCCCCGGCGACATCCTCGCCGCCGGCCGCAACTTCGGCTGCGGCTCCTCGCGCGAGCACGCGGTGGTGGCGCTGCGCGCGGCCGGCATCGGCGCGGTGGTTGCCGCCAGCGCCGCCCGCATCTTCTACCGCAACGCGATCAACCTCGGCCTGCCCGTGCTGGTCTGCCCGGAGGCGGCCGGCGCCCTGCGGCTCGGAGAGACGGCCAGCATCGACCTCGCCACCGCCACCATCCGCCAGGGCGACCGCGCCTGGCAGGCCCAGCCCCTGGGCGAGGAGGTGCGCGCCATCCTCGCCGCCGGCGGGCTGGTGCCGCGCGTCCGCGCCGCCCTCTCAAACTGA
- a CDS encoding aconitase/3-isopropylmalate dehydratase large subunit family protein, whose translation MAAHTITEKILAAHATGGTARAGEIVTVRPDVVLLNDVSGPLAFESFAEMGAARVFDPERVVLVADHFAPAPNVAAAAAIRMTRDFAARHGIPHYYEPGNGGIEHTLLAELGMVGHGSIVFGADSHTCTAGAFNALGIGFGSTDLAAALAMGKSWMRVPDSIRVELTGAPGPYVAGKDVILEVIRRIGSDGAADAALEFGGPGLANLSVDARMAVANMAVEAGADTCVLEGDALSAARNAATGAPNGPPVAADPGAVYRQRIAIDLGALSPLVAKPPSPANGVPVGALRGQRVDQVYIGNCSNGTIEDLRQAASVLRGRRVAPGVRLVVVPATQRIWRQALAEGLLDALAAAGAAVSTPTCGACFGGHMGILSAGETAIATTNRNYRGRMGDPDSQVFLANAWVAATAAVAGEITPPEDLRDAAEAA comes from the coding sequence TTGGCCGCCCACACCATCACCGAGAAAATCCTCGCAGCCCACGCCACCGGCGGGACCGCCCGCGCGGGCGAGATCGTCACGGTCCGTCCGGACGTCGTCCTTTTGAACGACGTCTCCGGCCCGCTCGCCTTCGAGAGCTTCGCGGAGATGGGCGCGGCCCGCGTCTTCGACCCGGAGCGCGTCGTGCTGGTGGCCGACCACTTCGCCCCCGCGCCGAACGTCGCCGCCGCGGCCGCCATCCGCATGACGCGTGACTTCGCCGCCCGTCACGGCATCCCCCACTACTACGAGCCCGGCAATGGCGGGATCGAGCACACGCTGCTGGCGGAGCTCGGCATGGTCGGCCACGGCAGCATCGTCTTCGGCGCGGACAGCCACACCTGCACCGCCGGCGCCTTCAACGCGCTCGGCATCGGCTTCGGCTCCACCGACCTCGCCGCGGCGCTGGCCATGGGGAAGTCCTGGATGCGCGTGCCGGATTCCATCCGCGTGGAGCTGACGGGCGCGCCCGGCCCCTACGTGGCGGGGAAGGACGTGATCCTGGAGGTGATCCGCCGGATCGGCTCGGACGGCGCCGCCGATGCCGCGCTGGAGTTCGGTGGCCCCGGCCTCGCAAACCTTTCCGTAGACGCGCGCATGGCCGTGGCGAACATGGCGGTTGAGGCCGGCGCCGACACCTGCGTGCTGGAGGGCGACGCCCTCTCCGCCGCGCGCAATGCCGCCACCGGCGCGCCGAACGGCCCGCCCGTCGCGGCCGACCCAGGCGCCGTCTACCGGCAGCGCATCGCGATCGACCTCGGCGCCCTCTCCCCCCTCGTGGCGAAGCCGCCATCCCCCGCCAACGGCGTGCCGGTGGGGGCGCTGCGCGGCCAGCGGGTGGACCAGGTCTATATCGGAAACTGCTCCAACGGCACGATCGAGGACCTGCGCCAGGCGGCCTCGGTCCTGCGGGGCCGTCGCGTCGCCCCCGGCGTGCGGCTTGTCGTGGTGCCGGCCACGCAGCGCATCTGGCGCCAGGCCCTGGCGGAGGGGCTGCTGGACGCGCTGGCGGCCGCCGGCGCCGCCGTCTCCACCCCCACCTGCGGCGCCTGCTTCGGCGGGCACATGGGCATCCTCTCGGCGGGGGAGACGGCGATCGCCACCACCAACCGCAACTACCGCGGCCGCATGGGCGACCCGGATTCCCAGGTCTTCCTCGCCAATGCCTGGGTCGCCGCCACGGCCGCCGTCGCCGGCGAGATCACCCCGCCCGAGGACCTGCGCGACGCGGCGGAGGCGGCATGA
- a CDS encoding tripartite tricarboxylate transporter substrate-binding protein, whose amino-acid sequence MTIQRRTLLAAGAGLALAPSARAEEWPTKPIRIVVPYAPGGGTDIFARALSDSLRGRLGQPVVVENRAGANGVVGAEQVMRSPPDGTTFAVCTGAHVINKYSMRSIPFHPVNDFTPIALLSSFPLCIAVNGRAFRDLAGMIKAAKEKPGSVSFGTTEAATSFAGNNFARMAGLTMTEVPYRGSGPMLNDLVAGHLPTCVTSTVSVLPYIQDERIRVLAVTSDTRSGLLPHVPTIAESGVPGYEFTAWYGMYAPPALPAPIAGRMAGAIEESLHEPALRARLLELGADVKPIVLGSFATFLQRDDARWAQAAREGLINVSQ is encoded by the coding sequence ATGACCATCCAGCGCCGAACCCTCCTGGCCGCCGGCGCGGGGCTTGCCCTCGCCCCAAGCGCCAGGGCCGAGGAGTGGCCGACCAAGCCCATCCGCATCGTGGTGCCCTACGCGCCCGGCGGTGGCACGGACATCTTCGCGCGCGCCCTCTCGGACAGCCTGCGGGGCCGCCTCGGCCAGCCCGTGGTGGTGGAGAACCGCGCGGGCGCCAACGGCGTGGTCGGGGCGGAGCAGGTCATGCGCTCCCCGCCGGACGGCACCACCTTCGCCGTCTGCACCGGCGCGCACGTGATCAACAAGTACTCCATGCGCAGCATCCCCTTCCATCCCGTGAACGACTTCACGCCCATCGCCCTGCTCTCCAGCTTTCCGCTCTGCATCGCGGTGAACGGGCGCGCCTTCCGGGACCTCGCTGGGATGATAAAGGCGGCGAAGGAGAAGCCGGGCAGCGTCAGCTTCGGCACGACCGAGGCCGCCACCAGCTTCGCCGGCAACAACTTCGCCCGCATGGCCGGGCTGACCATGACGGAGGTGCCGTACCGCGGCAGCGGCCCCATGCTGAACGACCTTGTCGCCGGGCACCTGCCGACCTGCGTCACCAGCACCGTCTCCGTGCTGCCCTACATCCAGGACGAACGGATCCGCGTCCTGGCCGTCACCTCCGACACGCGCTCCGGGCTGCTGCCGCATGTGCCGACCATCGCGGAGAGCGGCGTGCCGGGATACGAGTTCACCGCCTGGTACGGCATGTACGCCCCGCCCGCCCTGCCCGCGCCGATCGCGGGCCGCATGGCCGGCGCCATCGAGGAATCGCTGCACGAGCCGGCGCTGAGGGCGCGGCTGCTGGAACTCGGCGCCGACGTGAAGCCGATCGTGCTCGGTTCCTTCGCCACCTTCCTGCAGCGCGACGACGCCCGCTGGGCCCAGGCCGCGCGCGAGGGCCTCATCAACGTCTCGCAGTAG